A window of Mytilus edulis chromosome 10, xbMytEdul2.2, whole genome shotgun sequence contains these coding sequences:
- the LOC139492843 gene encoding uncharacterized protein — protein MHQLEYIGDISKDLIDKLNETAKPNENVEWHKSIVRGFNESAKYFTNLYERCEIVGSTADGTRLRSITDDGDFDFIVSSCIPISSNMIEQHSTVPCFVKIIGEQLNPCPKLIGGYLRTRILKERNRDFFPISKLFIDLISPSVYYSSGNGYIHSKTEESSLGISSTNIRTSSPNFQFSSVYNRLPFNLRVYAISTLRLVVEEIKRKRTDRLESGIVFQMVEGSNNSDNHTCQTTNQDTFIGTKFKYDIVPVFRITDPEKYLEKWQKRSRKWPSKENVDQIFGMPVYLAAKQALEASREDVDFCFSFCKMEIALVQNFTPLQKSTFLLLKAIHKGYLSEYAEILTTYHWKTAYFLYCENHEFDELKRDDTEVCPFDDVSLVLCFMKECLDLKKLNHYFIEGCNLFISLPIEKIKCIAETISRLQDYDSIICAVKMFWELGAKQEIPDEIVDQQTQEQSKIKLVNAIKGALKTLSKDRSLTEKAKDGFLSKLSKNTN, from the exons ATGCACCAACTG GAATATATTGGAGATATAAGCAAGGATTTAATCGATAAACTGAACGAAACAGCAAAACCAAATGAGAATGTAGAATGGCACAAGAGTATAGTAAGAGGTTTCAACGAGTctgcaaaatattttacaaatctgTATGAACGCTGTGAAATTGTAGGAAGTACTGCAGATGGAACAAGACTGCGTTCCATAACGGATGATGGTGACTTCGATTTTATAGTGTCCTCTTGCATTCCAATATCTTCCAACATGATTGAACAACATTCTACAGTCCcatgttttgttaaaataattgGAGAACAACTAAATCCTTGTCCCAAGCTTATCGGTGGATATTTACGAACAAGAATTCTAAAAGAAAGGAATCGTGATTTCTTCCCAATATCCAAGTTGTTTATTGATTTGATAAGTCCGTCTGTGTATTATTCGTCTGGAAATGGTTATATACATTCCAAGACAGAAGAATCAAGCTTAGGAATTTCATCAACAAATATTCGAACTAGTTCTCCAAACTTTCAGTTCAGTTCGGTCTATAATCGATTGCCTTTTAATCTGagggta TATGCCATTTCAACGCTTAGGTTAGTTGtcgaagaaattaaaagaaagcGAACTGATAGACTGGAGAGTGGAATTGTTTTTCAGATGGTCGAAGGCTCGAATAATTCAGACAATCACACGTGTCAGACAACCAATCAAGATACCTTTATTGGGACAAAATTCAAATACGATATAGTTCCGGTATTTCGCATTACTGATCCGGAGAAATATCTCGAAAAGTGGCAGAAAAGATCAAGAAAATGGCCATCTAAAGAAAATGTAGATCAAATTTTTGGAATGCCAGTGTACTTAGCTGCCAAACAAGCATTGGAAGCAAGTCGGGAGGATGTAgacttttgttttagtttttgtaaGATGGAAATTGCATTAGTACAGAACTTTACACCGTTACAAAAATCTACATTTCTTTTGCTTAAAGCTATCCACAAAGGTTACTTGTCGGAATACGCGGAAATTCTAACAACATATCATTGGAAAACAGcctattttttatattgtgaaaatCATGAATTTGATGAATTAAAAAGAGACGACACAGAAGTATGCCCTTTTGACGATGTATCGCTCGTTTTGTGTTTCATGAAGGagtgtttagatttaaaaaaacttAATCATTATTTTATTGAAGGCTGTAATTTGTTTATAAGTCTTCCAATTGAAAAGATAAAGTGTATTGCCGAAACCATTTCCAGACTCCAAGACTATGACAGTATAATATGTGCAGTAAAAATGTTTTGGGAATTAGGTGCCAAGCAAGAAATCCCTGACGAAATTGTGGACCAGCAAACTCAGGAGCAGTCTAAAATAAAACTAGTAAATGCTATCAAGGGGGCACTTAAAACGCTAAGCAAAGACAGATCACTAACAGAGAAGGCAAAAGATGGCTTTCTCTCTAAATTGTCAAAGAATACAAACTGA